In Pyxidicoccus xibeiensis, the genomic stretch TCGGGACGCTGGCCCTCCTGTTCGCCACCGCTCCGCTGGACGCCCAGGGGAACCCGGTGCTGCAGGGAACGGTGGGGATGGTCGCGCTGGTGGCTGCGAACCTCTACGTCGTCTTCTTCGGCTTCTCGTGGGGGCCCGTCGTGTGGGTGCTGCTGGGGGAGATGTTCCCCAACCGCATCCGCGCGGTCGCCCTGTCCCTGGCGGCCATGGCGCAGTGGGTGGCCAACTTCCTCATTACCGCCACCTTCCCCGTGCTGGCCCGCGCGGGGCTGGGCTGGGCGTATGGCCTCTACACCACCGCCGCTGTGTTCTCGGTGTTCTTCACCTGGTTCTGGATTCGCGAGACGAAGGGCCGGGAGCTGGAACAGATGGGGTGACGCTGCCGGCGTAGCGTAGACTTCTCTTCCCGATGACGAACCGGAACGAAGAAGTCGACCAGTTCATGGCGAAGCTCGAGCACCCCCTGAAGGCGGAAATCGAGCTGGTGCGCTCCTCCATCCTGGACGCCAGCAAGGACATCACCGAGCACATCAAGTGGAACGCCCCCAGCTTCTGCTTCAAGGGGGATGACCGGGTGACGATGCGGCTACAGCCCAAGGGGCGGCTCCAGCTCATCTTCCACCGGGGCGTCAAGGTGAAGGACAGCAAGGGCTTCACGTTCGAGGACAGCTCGGGCCTGCTGGAGTGGGCGGCCCCCGACCGGGGCGTGCTGACGCTTCAGGACATGAAGGACGTGAAGGCGAAGAAGGCGGCGCTGGTGAAGGTCGTGAAGCAGTGGATGAAGTCGACCAGCGACTGACGGGCGCGGGCCCTCAGCGCTCGAAGCCCGCGACGAAGTGCTCGAAGGTCCTGCTCTCCACGTTCATCTGCCGGAGCCAGGCGTGGGCTTCCCCGGGCAGCCGGCCATACACCCGCACGTCGATGGGCACCACGCAGGCCAGCAGCGCCTTGAACTCCGGCCAGCCGGAGATCATGCGGATGTGCTCCATCACCTGGCCGGGGCCGGCGAACGTGATGACCGCACCAATCTCCCTGGACTCGGGCTTCGCGTAGAACCGTGCGCCCACGAGCCCTCGCACGCCCTCCGCCTCCAGCCGGCGCGCCGCGGCCCGGATGATGGCCAGGAAGGTCTCGTAGGAGCCCTTCAGCTCCAGTACCTCCACGAGGGTGATGCGTTCTCCCGCTGGCAGGCTCATCTCTTCCGCTCCTTCGCCGGGCCCCGTCTCTGCATAATCACCGCATGGAGACTGGAGCCATGACCGCCCCCCCGTTCGCCCTTGGCGCGCTGGTTGCCGCCTGCTCGCTGCTGTTCGGCTGTGCCGGTGCCTCGTCGCATGCCAGGCCCTCCCCCGGCCCGAGCCCGGAGGCGGTGGATGCGCTCTTCGCCGCCTATGAGGGGCCAGAGCATCCTGGCGCGGGCGTCATCGTGCTTCACGACGGGCAGGTCGCGCTCCGCCGCACCTATGGTCTGGCCCACCTGGGCGAGCGAGCGCCCGTCACGCCCGAGAGCAGCTTCCGCCTCGCCTCGCTCACCAAGCAGTTCACGGCCATGGCCATCCTGCTCCTCGCGGAGGAGGGCAAGCTGGGACTGGATGACCGCGTGGTGGACGTGCTCCCCGGGTTCCCCGCGTACCTGCGCGAGGTCCGCATCCGCCAGCTCCTCCAGCACACCTCGGGCATCTGGGACTACGAGGACTTCGTCACCGCCACCCACCCGGTGCAGGTGAAGGACCGCGACGTGCTGGAGCTCCTGTCCCGCAAGGACCGCACGTACTTCCCGCCCGGCAGCGCCGAGCGCTACAGCAACTCCGCCTACGCGGTGCTGGCGCTCGTCGTGGAGCAGGTCAGCGGGAAGTCCTTCGCCGGGTTCCTGCGCGAGCGTGTCTTCACTCCGGCCGGCATGGCGGCGACGGTGGCCCACGAGGAGGGCGTGTCCACGGTGGCGAAGCGCGCGTACGGCTACGCGCCGGGCCCGGAGGGCTTCCTCCCCAGGGACCAGAGCCCCACCAGCGCGGTGCTGGGCGATGGCGGCATCTACACGTCCGTGGTGGACCTGGCGGCGTGGGACTGGGCCCTGGACACGCACGCGCTCGTCGGCGCCCAGGCGCAGCGGCTCGCGTGGACGCCGGTCACGCTTCCGGATGGCACCACCGGGCGCTACGGCTTCGGGTGGTTCGTCGATGACGACGGGGGCAGGCGGCGGCTGTCACACCACGGCGAGACGTGTGGCTTCACCAACGCCATCCTGAAGTACCCGGACCAGCGCCTCACGGTCATCGTCCTGACCAACCGAGCGGGCGGGGAGCCCTGGCGGCTCGCGCAGCAGGTCGCGGACCTGTGGCTGGGCGGCGCAACGAAGGAGGGACGGCCAGCCACTGCCGCGGACCGCCCCTGGCCCTTCGAATCCATGCCCAACGCGCACTAGCTGATGGCCACGGCCCCCACTGCGAGCGCCTCGGGCGTGCGCGCCGGGCTCGCGGCACAGCCCTGGCCGGTGGTGCGCTGCTCATGGCGCTGCTCGAGCTGCCGGGCGTGAGAGTCGATGCGGCCGAGGCCCCATGGCGCATGGGGCTGTGCCACCGCCAGGTGACGAACCTGTCGGACACGTTTCGCCGGTGGGCGAGGGAAGGCGCGGCGGCCGTGCCCCTGTCGCTCTGCTCGTGGAGCAGCCGGCTCACCGGGAACGCAACCTCTTGAGTAGCGCGGAGTCCAACCTACGCAGCAGTGTATGTGCGGAGGGAGGAGGTATCCGCGTGGCCGAAGTCCCCGAAGTGGAGATCATCACCCGTGACCTGAGGCAGGCCGTCGTGGGTCGCCGCTTCACGGATGCGCAGGTGCTCGCCCCGGCGGCGGTGCGCTTCCCGTCACCGCCGGAGTTCATCGAGGAGCTGCGCGGACGGCGCGTCCTCGCCGCGTCCCGGCGGGCC encodes the following:
- a CDS encoding serine hydrolase domain-containing protein, giving the protein MTAPPFALGALVAACSLLFGCAGASSHARPSPGPSPEAVDALFAAYEGPEHPGAGVIVLHDGQVALRRTYGLAHLGERAPVTPESSFRLASLTKQFTAMAILLLAEEGKLGLDDRVVDVLPGFPAYLREVRIRQLLQHTSGIWDYEDFVTATHPVQVKDRDVLELLSRKDRTYFPPGSAERYSNSAYAVLALVVEQVSGKSFAGFLRERVFTPAGMAATVAHEEGVSTVAKRAYGYAPGPEGFLPRDQSPTSAVLGDGGIYTSVVDLAAWDWALDTHALVGAQAQRLAWTPVTLPDGTTGRYGFGWFVDDDGGRRRLSHHGETCGFTNAILKYPDQRLTVIVLTNRAGGEPWRLAQQVADLWLGGATKEGRPATAADRPWPFESMPNAH
- a CDS encoding DUF1801 domain-containing protein encodes the protein MTNRNEEVDQFMAKLEHPLKAEIELVRSSILDASKDITEHIKWNAPSFCFKGDDRVTMRLQPKGRLQLIFHRGVKVKDSKGFTFEDSSGLLEWAAPDRGVLTLQDMKDVKAKKAALVKVVKQWMKSTSD